The DNA sequence AACGGCGAAGGCGGTCAGCAATATGAAGGTGAATGCAAATCTGATTCTGCTCATATATAGATTCTCTTTGTTCTGTATTCGTTCCTGGATCATTCTGACCCAGTTACGAATGTACAATTTTGAAAAGACATGCTTCGTAGAAACAGAACTGATGCGCGTAACCACCGGATATAAAAAAGCATCACCCGTTCCGGACGTTGAGCCGGAAACAGGTGATGCACATGGATCGCGTTGCACAAACGCGTTTGAAATCAAGCTTACGGAGCTACCTCGAAAGGACAACCCTGTCCATGAGTAAATGAGCGCCGGATAACACCCTGACAGCGTACATACCATCAGGCAGGTGCTCCATATTCACATCCAGCGCGGGGCCTGAAACGGCGCTGTTCCGGTAAACCACCTTTCCCGTCATGTCCACGACAGACACTTCACTTCTCTCTGACGATGGCAATGCGATATGCACCATATCCTGTGCAGGGTTCGGGTAGATACGCATTGTACGTGTACCCGATATCTGATCCATGCCGGTGGTCTGATCGCAACCCTGTGGGGTCACCTCCCAATCGTAGAAGAAATAGTAATAGTTCGGATCGGTGGTTCCGTAGTCTGTTTGTGTAATGGAAACCAATCCCGAGATATCGTAAGGAAAAGAAGCCCCTGAATTATTTCTGTACAGACTCACAGTGGACCCGGTGACCTTGATATGGTAACCCGTTCCCGGATCCACAGAAAAACCAAGCGACACACGACTTTCCCCATCGGGTATATTCACCGTTTTACTGAGTAACACATTTCCTTCCACAGCATCCAGCACTTCGATGGTCCGGTCACCGGCGCCATCTGCAAATACTTTCACAGACTTGATCACGGATGGTTTAAGCACATCAAAGATGAGACCCCGCATATCATTGGAGGAAAAATACCCGCCACTGCCAACGGAAGCATAATCCTGCGGACCACCTTTAACAGAAGGAAATGGGTCTCCGGCCAGTACGGTAATGGGGGTCACCTTTGTGTCCTTGCCGTTGGCATTGGTCACGGTCAGAGAGACATTATATGTTCCCTGCGCGAAGGTATGTGTTGGGTTTTGCTGGTTTGATGAGGTACCGTCATCAAAGTCCCATTTCCAGCTGTCCGGATTCCCGGTTGAATTATCGGTGAACTGAACCGTCAGACTACCCCAGCCCGAGCTGTTATCGACATTGATATCGGCGGTGGGCATGCTTCCTCCGGGAGCGTCTGTTACTTCCAGGCCTTCCTTCCATGTACCGGAGCTTCCGCTGATCACGATGGAACTTCCTCCACTGTAGTTGCCGGTAGTCGTTCCGTTCCAGGGATCCATGACGGTCAGCTTGCTCGTGGAAGTATTGTATCCGCATCCCACAACCACATGGCCTCCGCTGCTGTTCCACATGACGCCAATAATAAATGGTCTTTCATCACCGAGTATTGTTGTTATCTGAGATACGGATAACGGTCCTGTATAGAGTTTGCTGTTGACCGGTCCGAAATGCGTGAGAATATCCTTAATGGGTATCATCTCATTGGTCTGGTTACATGAGCCGGGGGAACCGCAGCAGGTGCTCTTATTCCAATTGAAGTTGTTTATTTCACACTGCGATGCTTCCGTGCCATAGTAACGAAGGATACATTCACTATTGGCAGCCCAGCACCAGTTTGACTGGGTTTGCATGACTACTTCAACATCTGCAGTAACCGTTTGCGCATTGGCTGCGCCAGCTAATCCGATCGCAAAACCAACAATGGCTAAAAGCGTTTTTACGTTTTTCATAAAAGAGGTCTTTTGTTGATTTATATTGAATTATCTGGAATGACCCGGGATGGACTTCGCCAATTCCGGCAACGAATATGATGGCTGTACGTCATCTGACAGTCCAAGGAAGGACCTCGCGGAAGACAAGGGAATGAACATTCCATCCTCGACCGGCTTATTCTGCTCGTTGTAGGTGACAAACGAACAACCGTTTATATAGTCGTTCAGCAAAACCCTTCGCGCATCCGCGGCTACCTTTTCTTTTTCTTCTGCCACCTGAAGATCATGGGCCAGGATAGATGCACCCACCGATTGAATCTCCGTTTTACCATTCACCTCACCTACGGTAAGTAGCGCCCTGAATTCATTATCAACGCTCACCACCACATAGAAAAACCCTGTTGGTGTAATGCGTCCCTCTTTGTCCAGAGCAGTGATCTGATAAAGCGAACCTAAAGTTACCTTTGCAAATTCTGCCCGGTTATGAAACCCGTGTTGCTGCTCCAGGCCTGCAGGAATAACCTCCAGGTAGGATTTTAAATTGTTCTGTGCGACCTGCATGATCCGGCTGTTCTGAGAAAAACCAAATAGCGATGTACAGAGTGTTAAAAAGAATACTGCTACTTTTTTCATAGATCGGTTTTTAAGATAATCCAGTTAAAACTCCGTGAAGTAATACCTCATAAGTCTGCCGGTACAGGCACACGAAGGCATTGCCATCAAGCGAAATCGGTAATCGATGTGGTCCGGAAAATCCGGTCCGTTGCAATGTTGCTACTCAGGGAGAGGGAGAACTCCGCTGGTATAACCCCAACTAAATACAGATAGTTCGGCTCGTTCCTCACCTCCCACTGCATAAGTTGGCGTGATATCTACTACTTCTACTTTACCTGGAAAGAACAATCTTTCCGACAGATAACTTTTGTCCGTATTGAACCTTCACAATATATACACCATTGGACAGGTCGCCCATGAATACCTTCATGGAAGTGCCTGTTACAGATGATTGTTGAAACACGTTTTTTCCGGCCACATCCACGATGTTCACTTCGCATGGCCCTGATGATGGCAGCTCTATGTGTACAAGATCCGTTGCAGGGTTAGGGTAAACAGAAATTCCGGAATTTGATTTGTCCATACCAAGACCTACCGTTTGATCACAACCTTGTTGCACAACCTCCCAGTCATAGAAATAGTAATAGTAATTCGGGTCGGTGGATGCATAGTCCGTTTGTGTAATGGAGATCAGTCCTGAAATATCATAAGGAAAGGAGGCGCCTGCATTATTTCTATAGAGGCTGACAAGGGAACCGGTGATCTTGATATGATAATCGGTGCCGGGATCCAGGGCAAAATCCAGGGTAACGCGGCTTTCTCCATCAGGAATATTCACCGTTTTGGTATGCACCACATTACCACCGACCGCGTCAAGCACTTCGATGGTGCGGTCACCGGCACCATCTGCAAATACTTTCACAGACTTGATCACGGAAGGTTGCAGCACATCGAAGATCAATCCTCGGGTGTCATTGGCAGTGAAGTAACCGCCGCCGCCAACAGAAGTATTGTCCACAGGCCCACCTTTGACTGCGGTATACGGCTGGCCTGTCATCACCGAAATGTATTGCGTTTTTATCTCGGAATCGGTTCCATACTGGCTTGTGGTTGTCAGGGTAACCGTATAATCACCGGGTGTGCTGTACGTATGGGTCGGGTTTTGCAGGGTTGATACCGGACTGCTGTCACCGAAATC is a window from the Flavobacteriales bacterium genome containing:
- a CDS encoding T9SS type A sorting domain-containing protein, giving the protein MKNVKTLLAIVGFAIGLAGAANAQTVTADVEVVMQTQSNWCWAANSECILRYYGTEASQCEINNFNWNKSTCCGSPGSCNQTNEMIPIKDILTHFGPVNSKLYTGPLSVSQITTILGDERPFIIGVMWNSSGGHVVVGCGYNTSTSKLTVMDPWNGTTTGNYSGGSSIVISGSSGTWKEGLEVTDAPGGSMPTADINVDNSSGWGSLTVQFTDNSTGNPDSWKWDFDDGTSSNQQNPTHTFAQGTYNVSLTVTNANGKDTKVTPITVLAGDPFPSVKGGPQDYASVGSGGYFSSNDMRGLIFDVLKPSVIKSVKVFADGAGDRTIEVLDAVEGNVLLSKTVNIPDGESRVSLGFSVDPGTGYHIKVTGSTVSLYRNNSGASFPYDISGLVSITQTDYGTTDPNYYYFFYDWEVTPQGCDQTTGMDQISGTRTMRIYPNPAQDMVHIALPSSERSEVSVVDMTGKVVYRNSAVSGPALDVNMEHLPDGMYAVRVLSGAHLLMDRVVLSR